The DNA window ATTGAGCGCGACCGTTTTCGAGCGGGCCGAGCGATACCGCATTTCCATTCCCATTACAATCAACGGGTCGACATTTACTGAATTCGACCGGCGAATCGGTGGGTATTCATCCGTCCGATGGTGACCCTTCGATGTAACGAAATGTCGGTTCGAGAGACGGCTCAACGCATCACTCACTACGACGTCCTCCTGCTCGCGGCAACGATCTGGTTTCTCGGCAAGTTCCTCCGATATGCCTTTCCGCCGCTGTTCGACTCGTTTCAAATGAGCTATGGCGTCTCGAACGCCGTACTCGGTGCTTCCTACACCGGATTCATGCTCGTCTACGCCGCGATGCAGTTTCCCTCCGGCGTCCTCGCAGACCGATTCGGGTCGGTAATCGTCGTCACCACTGGCGCGCTCGTCGCTGGTGTCGCCGCGCTCATCCTCGTCGTCGACTCGCCGTTTCTCGTCCTCGTCGTCGCGATGCTCATCATGGGTGCTGGAACCGGCGCGCACAAGACCGTCGCCGTTCGGCTCCTCTCTCGAGCCTATCCCGCTCGGACAGGTTGAGCCCTCGGGATCCTCGATACGTTCGGTGCGTTCGGTGGCGTGGTCGCTCCGGCAGCGGTCGTCGCCGTTGCAGGTGTTTCGTTCGCACTCGGCGACAGTTGGCGAATGATCTTCTTCGTCGCTGGGCTGACAGCGCTCGCTCTCGCGGTCGCCTTTCGCGTTCGAGTTCCCAAGCGCGTTCCCGGTGAAACTCACGGCGACACCGCGACGAGCGCGATTTCCGCCGGCAACATCTCACAGTACGCGTCACTCTTTCGCGACTGGCGGTTTGCCGTCTTCGCCCTTCTAACGGTCTTGTTCTCGTTTACGTACAACGGCTTCGTCGCGTTCGCACCGCTGTATCTCACGCAGGAAGCCGGACTGAGCGAGGCGGCCGCGGGATTGCTCTACAGCGTGCTCTTCCTGGCGAGTCTGGTCCAACTCGTGACCGGCGACCTCAGCGACCGTCTCGGGAAGCTTCCGATCATCGTCTTCTTGCTCGGACTCGCTTCGATCGCACTGATCGCGTTCATCTCCCTGACCGACTCTGCCGGCCCCGTCGTCCTCGGTGCCACGCTCGTCGCTGTCGGCATCGGCTCGCACGGCTTTCGACCCGTTAGAGGGGCATACTTGATGGCCGTCATTCCGGACGACGTCGCCGGTGGCGGACTCGGTGTCGTCCGAACACTGTTGATGGCCGCCGGTGCCGTCTCGCCAGCCATCGTCGGCACCCTTTCAGAGGTCGTCGGCTTTCAGCCCGCATTCGGGGTACTCGCCGCGTCGATCATTGCTGCAACCGTGTTGAGCGTGTTTCTTTGGGTTCTCGAATAATGTCACAACCTCGTTACTCATCACCTCCCCGACATTCGAGCGGACGTTCGAACACCCAGTGGAAAGAGTTAACACGGAACACGACTTAGCACGAAGTATGTCACTCGCCGATTCACTCGAGTACGAGTGCCTCTTGTGTGGCCGCCGAGAGTGGGCCACGGACTCACTCGTGAGCACCTGTCGACGCTGTGGCGGCGAGATGCGTAACGTCGAGGTTGTCGGGAGCTAATCGGAACTCGAACACGCCAGTCAAGTGGCGGCCTGAGCGGTGATTCTCTCCCAAACTTGTGCTATCGTCCGAGGAGGGCGATTGCGAGGAGAAGCACGATTCCGAGCGCGAGGGCAACACCACCGACTGTCGGCTCGCCGATAGCCGCGAGTGCGCCACCGGCGACGAGACCGGCCCCACCGGCACCAGCAGCGGTCGAAGCGACGAGACCCGAGGCGCCATCCGACCTCGCCTCGCTCGAGGGCTGTCGCTGGGCCTCCTGTTGGTCGCGCAGTTCCTCGAGTGCATCTCGAAGCTCCTCGAAGGCCGCATCGCGGTCGTTCGCAGCAGTCTGACCCGTGTTCGCTTCGCGTTCAGCGTCTGCATCCTCCAGGCTCTCGAGGTTGGCCATCACTGCCTCGATCCGAGAGTCTTGGTCGGCGAGGCGACGACCCTGATCGTCGACCGTTGCCGTTGTCTCCTCGAGACGCTCGTCGTGGCTACTCGTCTGCTCTTCGAGTTTGCCAAACCGGCTTTCGAGTCGGTCGACTCGGTCCGCGACGTCGACCACCGTGTTTTCGACGCCGTCGATGCGAGCGCCGTGATCAGTTCCGGCATCCGCGTCTTGGAGTGACGAGAGTTCAGTTCCGAGCGACTCGAGTTCCGCCTCGAGCGCCTCGACGGTTTCGTTGGATACCGTAGAGTCCGTCGAAGCGGTCGTTTCCTCGAGCGTGCGAACGACTGCGTCCAATTCCTCGACCTCGCTTTCGAGCGTTGCAGTCGTTTCGGAGACCGTCTCGAGTCCGGTTTCGATCTCGTTCGAGTCCGTCTCGAGCGAATCGAAACGAGCATCGAACTCGTCCGATCGGTCGTCGAGTGCCGTCTCGAGGTCCGCGAGCGCGTTCTCGAACTCGGCCTCGAGTTCGTCCAGTCGGGCCGTGAGGTCCGCTTCGACACGCTCGGCCTCGACCGACCCTGCCTCGAGTTCGTCGATCGCCTCTCGAAGCGACTCGAGACGGTTCTCTACACCGCCCACGCGCTCGTCGATTGTACTGTCGACTTCCTCGATCTCAGACGTGACTGCTTGCACGTCGGTCTCGAGCGTTTCGACGGTCGATTCGACCGTGTCGACGTTCGCCGCGACCGTTTCGATGTCCGCTACGGCCGTGTCGACATCTGCTTCGATCCCGTCGACCTCGTCGCTGGCAGTCTGTACGTCCGCCGAGACGGACTCGATGTCGGTCTCGAGTGCAGAGACGCTGTTTTCGACGGCCTCGACACGGTCGTCCGTCGCACGCTGGTTCTCGTCGAGACGCTCGGTCATCGTCGCGGTCGTCTCGAGGTCGTCGTCGAGGGTTTCGACTCGATCGTCGACCGAATCCAGTTCGTCCGCGAGTGCGTCTCGAGTCGTCTCGAGCGCTTCGGTCAACGCGTCCAGGTCATCTTCGAGTCGTTCACGTTCGGCAGTCGCCTGCTCGAGACTGTTGTCGAGTTGCGCCGAAACCTCGGCGAGTTCCTCGTCTTGCTCGTCGAGGCGATCACCGAGAGTCGCTGTCCGTGTCTCGAGTGTCTGGACGGTCTCGTCGACTCGTTCGAGCGAGTCGCGTTCGGTTTCGAGGGCCGTCTCGAGGGCCTCGATGTCTGTTTCGAGTGCCGATTCGATGTCCGTGAGTGTGCCCTCGAGGGCCTCGATCGTTGCTGAAAGCGAGTCGTGTTCCGCCTCGAAGTCGGCCTCGAGCGTCTCGAGGGTGTCCGACACCGACGCGAGTTCGTCGTTCGTCTCGGCTGTAAACTCCGCGAGCGAGTCGGCACTGGCGAACGTCTCGCTTCTGGCCTCGAGGTCGCGAACGTCCGCCCTAACCGTCTCCAGTTCGTCGCCGAGTTCGCCGACGGATTCGGCCGTTGCGGCCCGTTCCTCGAGCGCCGAGAGCTCCTCGAGTGCAGTCTCGAGGTCGGCTTCGAGCGTCTGAATCTCCTCGTCGCGGTTGGCGAGTCGGTCGAAGAGTTGGTCGATCGCGTCGTTCGCTCGCTCGTGCTCCGAGCGTCCGCCGCTCCCGGTTGATTCGTCGAACGAGAGCGTCGTCTGTCCGTCGTCACCGGAGAGCGTTGTCGGTTGAGTCGTGGTCGCTGCGTCGCCAGCGTCGTCGGCATCCGCCCCCGGCCAGACGATATCCTCGTAGGAGTCGACGTCGTCTCTGGCGGCTGCGAGAGCCCCTCTGGTCGCACTCTCACTCGGCTCGTCGGCGAGTCGCACGTCCCGAACTGAAAACGGCAACGGCGCTGCGTCGAAGCGCCCGCCGAGGAGGTACTCGAGTCCCTCGACAGCTCCTTCACCTGCGAGGGCCATCGAGATTCCCAGCCCCTGTTGGACGTCGCTCTCGGTCGCTTCCGCCTCGATCTCGTCGACAATTTCGCCGATCAGGGCGTCGTAGGCCTGTGCGAGTGCACTCTCGACGTCGCCCGTCGCCGCGTCTGGCTCGAGTCGAAACCCCTCGAGGACGGTCGCGACGTGAGACGGTTCGACCCCGCATGCTGTCGCTGCTCGATCGACGACCCAGTCGCTCCCCTTGGCGAGTGAGAACGCCAGCGCGGGGACGCCGTAGTACGCGAGCGTGACGCTCGTCGTCTGCGTGCCCAGACAGAGACCGAGTCCGGTGTGGTTTTCATCGCGAAGTTGATCGTAGACGACGGCGAACCCGCGGCTGATCGGCGTCGCATCGATGTCGCGCTCGGTGAACGCCGCGTCGACGGCCGCTCGGTGAGCCTCGGTCGGTTCGGAAACGTCGACGAGCCGTCCTGGCGTGGTATAGCACAGTCGCTCGACCTCGTTCCCGTCGGCGTCGATTAGTTCGTCGACGAGCGCGGCGAGAGCCGACTCGGCGTACGCGTCGACGGTGAGAACGCCGTTCGAGAACAACGATTTCGGCGCGCCCTCACCGCTCGTCGTGGCCGATATCGCAGCCGACCCCACCGCGTACGTCGCCTCCCCCTCTTCGA is part of the Natronorubrum sediminis genome and encodes:
- a CDS encoding disk-shape morphogenesis protein volactin, encoding MEYGLDIGPEGLRVASGKGEGTVDSVPPFVVADDEGALEEQLDTSGGTVLIEEGEATYAVGSAAISATTSGEGAPKSLFSNGVLTVDAYAESALAALVDELIDADGNEVERLCYTTPGRLVDVSEPTEAHRAAVDAAFTERDIDATPISRGFAVVYDQLRDENHTGLGLCLGTQTTSVTLAYYGVPALAFSLAKGSDWVVDRAATACGVEPSHVATVLEGFRLEPDAATGDVESALAQAYDALIGEIVDEIEAEATESDVQQGLGISMALAGEGAVEGLEYLLGGRFDAAPLPFSVRDVRLADEPSESATRGALAAARDDVDSYEDIVWPGADADDAGDAATTTQPTTLSGDDGQTTLSFDESTGSGGRSEHERANDAIDQLFDRLANRDEEIQTLEADLETALEELSALEERAATAESVGELGDELETVRADVRDLEARSETFASADSLAEFTAETNDELASVSDTLETLEADFEAEHDSLSATIEALEGTLTDIESALETDIEALETALETERDSLERVDETVQTLETRTATLGDRLDEQDEELAEVSAQLDNSLEQATAERERLEDDLDALTEALETTRDALADELDSVDDRVETLDDDLETTATMTERLDENQRATDDRVEAVENSVSALETDIESVSADVQTASDEVDGIEADVDTAVADIETVAANVDTVESTVETLETDVQAVTSEIEEVDSTIDERVGGVENRLESLREAIDELEAGSVEAERVEADLTARLDELEAEFENALADLETALDDRSDEFDARFDSLETDSNEIETGLETVSETTATLESEVEELDAVVRTLEETTASTDSTVSNETVEALEAELESLGTELSSLQDADAGTDHGARIDGVENTVVDVADRVDRLESRFGKLEEQTSSHDERLEETTATVDDQGRRLADQDSRIEAVMANLESLEDADAEREANTGQTAANDRDAAFEELRDALEELRDQQEAQRQPSSEARSDGASGLVASTAAGAGGAGLVAGGALAAIGEPTVGGVALALGIVLLLAIALLGR
- a CDS encoding rubrerythrin-like domain-containing protein — its product is MSLADSLEYECLLCGRREWATDSLVSTCRRCGGEMRNVEVVGS